From the genome of Metallibacterium scheffleri:
CAACGGCAACGGCAACGGCAACGGCAACGGCAACGGCAACGGCAACGGCAACGGCAACAGCGCGAGCATGCGCTGGCTTGGGGTTCTTGATCTTCATCCCCCTTCGGCAGCGGCGGGACTGCGCGGGACGAGCACGAAGTGTGAGCGCGTGGACGCGCTCACGCGCCGCAGGCCATGGATGGCCATCGGCGCGCCCCGCGCAGGCACGCGGACCCGCGCAGCGGGCGCTGCGGTCGGGGTCGGCTTTCTTTGGTTCCTTTCTTTGCCGACCCAAAGAAAGGAACCCGCGCGGCGGCAGCCGCACGGAACAAGGGAACCTTGCCGAGCCAGAGTCAGAGCGAGATCCTTCGCGATGCGCAGAGTGACAATGCGCCTGCCCCCGCGTGCGACACCGCAGCACGGGCCCGCTCAATCCGGCGCATGCGCCTGCGGATGTCGTGCCAGCCACGCCGCGAGCTGCAGCCGGTAGCGCGCGAGCGCCTGTTCATGCAGATCGAAAACGCACAGGGTGCAACCACCGCCACAGCAATCGCCGGGCTCCGGCGCGGCCGGCGGCTGCGGACGCGGGTCGTCGGGAGGCACGGATTCTTCGCCGGACATGGCCGCGCTCAACATCGCGGATCGATGGGCGTGGGCATCGCCGCGGCGCGCTCGATGCATTCGGCGGCATCCAGGCACAAATCCTCGCGGTAGCGCGCGCCGATCAACTGCACACCTTGCGGCAAACCCTGCGCCACGCCCACCGGCACCGCCACCGCGGGCAGCCCGAGCAGGTTGACACCGACACTGAGCGCCATCGATTGCATCAGCGCGCGCACGGCATCGACGCCGGCCAGATCGAAACCCACCGCGAACGGCGGCTGCGTGCTCACCGGCGCCAGCAGCAAAGGACAA
Proteins encoded in this window:
- a CDS encoding oxidoreductase-like domain-containing protein; this translates as MSGEESVPPDDPRPQPPAAPEPGDCCGGGCTLCVFDLHEQALARYRLQLAAWLARHPQAHAPD